A segment of the Allosaccharopolyspora coralli genome:
GAGTGCGGGCGCCGCCCCGGCGACCCGGTGCGGCCAGTCGAGGCCGAGCGACAACGGCAGCCGCATGTCGGGCGGACTGGCCTGGGCGAGGGTGGAACCGTCGGTGAACGTCACCATCGAGTGCACGATCGACTGCGGGTGGACGACCACGTCGATCCGGTCGTAGGCGAGGTCGAACAGCAGGTGGGCCTCGATGAGTTCGAGTCCCTTGTTCACCAGGGTCGCTGAGTTGATCGTGACGACGCTGCCCATGGTCCAGGTGGGGTGGGCCATCGCCTGCTCCACCGTCACCTCCGCGAGTTGCTCGCGGTTCCGGCCCCGGAACGGGCCGCCCGAGGCGGTGAGCACGAGCCGGTCGACCTCGTCGGCGCGCCCCCCGGCCAGGCACTGCGCGAGCGCGGAGTGTTCGGAGTCGACGGGCACGATCTGGCCGGGTGCGGCGCGGGCGAGGACGAGCGGTCCGCCCGCGATGAGCGATTCCTTGTTGGCGAGGGCCAGCTGCGCACCGGTGTCCAGCACGGCCAACGTGGGCGCCAGGCCACGGGAGCCGTCGATGCCGTTGAGCACGACGTCCGCCGGGGTGCTGCGCACCAGATCGACGGTCGCGTCCGGGCCGCCGAGCAGACGTGGGATCCGGAACTCGCCGTCGCGGTAGCCGCGGCGCTGCGCTTCGGCGTAGAGCGCGAGCTGCACGTCCTCCAGCGCCGTGCCCCGCGCCACCGCGACGGCGTCGACGTCGAACTCGAGTGCCTGCTGGGCGAGCTGCCGCGGGTCACTGCCGCCCGCGGCGAGCCCGGCCACGTGGAACCGCTTCGGGTTGCGCCGGATGACGTCGAGTGCCTGCGTCCCGGTGGAGCCGGTGGAGCCGAGGACGACGACCGACCTCGGGTCCCCTGACTCGGGACCTGCGGAGGCCGCCTGCCCGGAGCGGGCGACCGGTGGCGGCGCTGGGGAATCGGAAGCACTCATCGCCGCCATTGTCCCCGAAGTGAGTGAGGTCCCGGCGCTCGCAGTGCGCGCGCCCCGTTTCGGCGTCACGATCAGCAGTGTCACCGTCGCCCGCCGGGACGCCGTCACGGCGTGTCCCCGGGCGGGGCGGCCACGCCAGGAAGGGGCGCGCCATGGGTTTCATCGGTTGGATCGTGCTCGGGCTCATCGCTGGTGCACTCGCCAAGCTCATCATGCCGGGTAAGGACCCGGGTGGGATCTTCGTCACGCTGCTGCTGGGCGTGGTGGGTGCGTTCATCGGCGGTCTGCTGGGCAGCTGGATCTTCGGGGTGGGGATCGAACAGTTCTGGTCCATCACCACCTGGCTGCTGGCGATCGCGGGCTCGGTGATCGTGCTCGGCATCTACCGCTTGGTGGTCGGCCGCACCAAGGCCGTCAAGGGCTGAAGGGGCTGCTCGGGAGCCCCAGACCACCCGGGAGTCGCACGCAAGGCCGGGCGCACACGGGCGCTCGGCCTTGTTCTCCTGCCGTACTCCGGTTCTCCCGTCCTCCTGCGCGGGCGGACGGCGCGAATGTGCAAAGATGACCCTGCGCGATCCGCACCGCCGGACCGCGCAGGAGCGTGTCGGTGCCCACGCGCGGGCAGTGCAGAGGAGGAACCGTGGCGAACACGGAACTGGAGACCAAGCCGAGCACGGCCGTCGATCCGCACGACGAGCCGTCGGCGGAGTGGGGCTGGCACGGTGGCTTCCCGAAGGCCACGCAGGCCGCAGGCTGGTTCTCCGTGTTCGCCTGCCTGATCATGCTCTACGGCAACCACCAGGGGATTCTCAGTGGCGGTGACGGCTTCAAGACCGCGGACATGTGGTTGATCGGCATCGCACTCGCGCTGGCCATCGGCCTGGTGCACGACGTGCGCAGGCGCCGCACCGCCTGGCGGCGCTGAGCCGCGCACGGCACGCGCTGCAACTGGGATCGGCCCCGTGTTCAACGGTGCCCGCTGAGCCACATCGCGGCCAGGTGGGTCTCGATGGAGTCCGGCCGGAATCGCTCTGCTCGCGCAGCGAACTCGTCGTAGCCCACCCATCGGGCCTCGACGATCTCCTCGCCGTCGACGGTGACATCGCGGCTCGCCGCACGCGCGTGAAAGCCGAGCATGAGGCCCGAGGGGAACGGCCAGCCTTGTGAGGCCACATACGTGACCGACCGAGCACCACGCCGACCTCCGGTGTACGGCAGTGTGCTCACGAGAGCCCCCAGAACGCTGATGTCGACGATCCCGCAGCCAGCGGCGAGGTGAGTTCCGCCGCAGAGCCACCAACGCAGATCAATCCGAGCA
Coding sequences within it:
- the dxr gene encoding 1-deoxy-D-xylulose-5-phosphate reductoisomerase, with amino-acid sequence MSASDSPAPPPVARSGQAASAGPESGDPRSVVVLGSTGSTGTQALDVIRRNPKRFHVAGLAAGGSDPRQLAQQALEFDVDAVAVARGTALEDVQLALYAEAQRRGYRDGEFRIPRLLGGPDATVDLVRSTPADVVLNGIDGSRGLAPTLAVLDTGAQLALANKESLIAGGPLVLARAAPGQIVPVDSEHSALAQCLAGGRADEVDRLVLTASGGPFRGRNREQLAEVTVEQAMAHPTWTMGSVVTINSATLVNKGLELIEAHLLFDLAYDRIDVVVHPQSIVHSMVTFTDGSTLAQASPPDMRLPLSLGLDWPHRVAGAAPALSFAEATAWTFEPLDEVAFPAVSLARHAGSEGGCLPAVYNAANEEALEAFVQGRTGFTGIVDTVGDVLAAADSWRSEPASVDEVFAAERWARAKARELAATRSAN
- a CDS encoding GlsB/YeaQ/YmgE family stress response membrane protein, giving the protein MGFIGWIVLGLIAGALAKLIMPGKDPGGIFVTLLLGVVGAFIGGLLGSWIFGVGIEQFWSITTWLLAIAGSVIVLGIYRLVVGRTKAVKG
- a CDS encoding DUF2631 domain-containing protein, translating into MANTELETKPSTAVDPHDEPSAEWGWHGGFPKATQAAGWFSVFACLIMLYGNHQGILSGGDGFKTADMWLIGIALALAIGLVHDVRRRRTAWRR
- a CDS encoding NAD(+) diphosphatase → MSTLPYTGGRRGARSVTYVASQGWPFPSGLMLGFHARAASRDVTVDGEEIVEARWVGYDEFAARAERFRPDSIETHLAAMWLSGHR